From one Rhodanobacteraceae bacterium genomic stretch:
- a CDS encoding aspartate aminotransferase family protein, giving the protein MPHPDNRTLQQLDAAYHLHPFNDNAALAKRGTRLLTRGEGVYVWDGEGNKLLDAFAGLWCVNIGYGRPELGAVAAKQMTELAYYNSFFQCTTEPTIKLAAKLAELTPYDLNHAFFANSGSEANDTILRMVRHFWAVQDQPQKKIFIGRHNGYHGSTVAGASLGGMKGMHGQGGLPIPDIHHIDPPFWFADGGDLSPEEYGLVAARRLETKILELGPEKVAAFIGEPIMGAIGVYIPPMTYWPEIERICRKYDVLLVADEVICGFGRTGEWFGSQYFGFRPDIMTIAKGLTSGYIPLGAAMFNDRVASVLANQGGELAHGYTYSGHPVCCAVALENLRILQEEKIVDTCKADTAAYLGQRWMELGAHPLVGEARIAGMVGALELVPKKGERKFFAERGKVGVRCRDLALKNGLILRATYDSMLLSPPLIINRAQVDELVEKAWRALDETAREL; this is encoded by the coding sequence ATGCCCCACCCCGACAACCGCACCCTGCAGCAACTGGATGCCGCCTACCACCTGCATCCCTTCAATGACAACGCGGCGCTGGCCAAGCGCGGCACGCGCCTGCTGACGCGCGGCGAGGGGGTGTATGTCTGGGATGGCGAGGGCAACAAACTGCTGGATGCCTTCGCTGGACTTTGGTGCGTGAACATCGGCTACGGGCGGCCGGAGCTGGGCGCGGTGGCGGCGAAGCAGATGACCGAGCTGGCCTACTACAACAGCTTTTTCCAGTGCACCACCGAACCGACGATCAAGCTGGCCGCGAAGCTGGCCGAGCTGACGCCCTACGATCTGAATCACGCCTTCTTCGCCAACTCGGGCTCCGAGGCGAATGACACGATCCTGCGCATGGTGCGCCACTTCTGGGCGGTGCAGGACCAGCCGCAGAAGAAGATCTTCATCGGCCGCCACAACGGTTACCACGGCTCCACCGTGGCCGGCGCCAGCCTCGGCGGCATGAAGGGCATGCACGGCCAGGGCGGGTTGCCGATCCCGGACATCCACCACATCGATCCGCCGTTCTGGTTTGCCGACGGCGGCGACCTGTCGCCGGAGGAATACGGCCTGGTGGCGGCGCGCCGACTGGAGACCAAGATCCTCGAACTCGGTCCCGAGAAGGTGGCCGCATTCATCGGGGAACCGATCATGGGCGCGATCGGCGTGTACATTCCGCCGATGACCTACTGGCCGGAGATCGAGCGGATCTGCCGCAAGTACGACGTGCTGCTGGTCGCCGATGAAGTGATCTGCGGTTTCGGCCGCACCGGCGAGTGGTTCGGCAGCCAGTATTTCGGCTTCCGCCCGGACATCATGACCATCGCCAAGGGCCTGACCAGCGGCTACATCCCGCTCGGCGCCGCGATGTTCAACGACCGCGTGGCCAGCGTGCTCGCCAACCAGGGAGGCGAACTCGCCCATGGCTACACCTACTCCGGTCACCCGGTGTGTTGCGCGGTGGCGCTGGAGAACCTGCGCATCCTGCAGGAGGAGAAGATCGTCGACACCTGCAAGGCCGACACCGCCGCCTACCTCGGCCAGCGCTGGATGGAACTCGGCGCTCACCCGCTGGTGGGCGAGGCGCGCATCGCCGGCATGGTCGGCGCACTCGAACTGGTACCAAAGAAGGGCGAGCGCAAGTTCTTTGCCGAGCGCGGCAAGGTCGGCGTGCGCTGCCGCGACCTCGCGCTGAAGAACGGCCTGATCCTGCGCGCCACCTACGATTCGATGCTGCTGTCGCCGCCGCTGATCATCAACCGCGCCCAGGTGGATGAACTGGTCGAGAAAGCCTGGCGCGCGCTGGATGAAACGGCGAGGGAGCTGTGA
- a CDS encoding polyamine ABC transporter substrate-binding protein has translation MTLRFSLLALACAGILSCGKDEAPQAPAPAADQKPAEPATPAAEDKVLNVLNWSDYIAEDTIANFEKETGIKVTYDVFDSNEVLEAKLMTGNSGYDVVVPSLTFLARQIQAGVFMPLDKSKLPNYANLDPQIQALIAQNDKDNMHSANYLWGTTGIAYNEDKVKERLGEGAEMNDLKVFFEPEIVSKFTDCGVYVLDTPSEILPMALDYLGEEPNSFDPAVIQKGVDLMLKIRPHITQFHSSQVVDALANGDACLALAWSGDVLQAAARADEAGKGVKVGYAIPKQGAPVWFDMMAIPKDAKHPNNAHVFIDYILRPDVMANIQNYVAYASGNAKSKELINPEIRNDPRIYPTPEVQATLYNLAVIPPEVDRIFNRAWTTIKTNQ, from the coding sequence ATGACCCTCCGCTTCAGTCTTCTCGCGCTGGCCTGCGCCGGCATCCTCTCCTGCGGCAAGGACGAAGCACCGCAGGCGCCGGCGCCAGCGGCGGACCAGAAGCCCGCCGAGCCGGCAACGCCCGCTGCCGAGGACAAGGTGCTCAACGTCCTGAACTGGTCGGACTACATCGCTGAGGACACCATCGCGAACTTCGAGAAGGAGACCGGGATCAAGGTCACCTACGATGTATTCGACAGCAATGAAGTGCTCGAAGCCAAGCTGATGACCGGGAACTCCGGTTACGACGTGGTGGTGCCGTCGCTGACCTTCCTCGCGCGCCAGATCCAGGCCGGCGTGTTCATGCCGCTGGACAAGTCCAAGTTGCCGAACTACGCCAACCTCGATCCGCAGATCCAGGCGCTGATCGCGCAGAACGACAAGGACAACATGCACTCGGCGAACTACCTGTGGGGCACCACCGGCATCGCCTACAACGAGGACAAGGTCAAGGAGCGCCTGGGCGAAGGTGCGGAGATGAATGACCTCAAGGTCTTCTTCGAGCCCGAGATCGTTTCCAAGTTCACCGACTGCGGCGTCTACGTGCTCGACACGCCGAGCGAGATCCTGCCGATGGCGCTGGATTACCTGGGCGAGGAGCCGAACAGCTTCGACCCGGCGGTGATCCAGAAGGGCGTCGACCTGATGCTCAAGATTCGCCCGCACATCACCCAGTTCCACTCCTCGCAGGTGGTCGACGCACTGGCCAACGGCGACGCCTGCCTCGCGCTGGCCTGGTCCGGCGACGTGCTGCAGGCCGCGGCGCGTGCCGACGAAGCCGGCAAGGGCGTGAAGGTGGGCTACGCCATCCCGAAACAGGGCGCCCCGGTGTGGTTCGACATGATGGCGATTCCGAAGGACGCCAAGCACCCGAACAACGCCCACGTCTTCATCGACTACATCCTGCGCCCGGACGTGATGGCCAACATCCAGAACTACGTGGCCTACGCCAGCGGCAACGCGAAGAGCAAGGAACTGATCAACCCGGAGATCCGCAACGACCCGCGCATCTACCCGACGCCTGAAGTCCAGGCCACGTTGTACAACCTCGCCGTCATCCCGCCGGAAGTGGACCGCATCTTCAACCGCGCGTGGACGACGATCAAGACGAATCAGTGA
- a CDS encoding four helix bundle protein — MGTKVGYQDLVVWQRAIDLVPTVYAAIRNFPPHENFALSAQIRRSAVSISANIAEGQGRQHRKEFLQHLSIAKGSLAELHSLMTVAHRLGYLDMTALEELETALSGVRRPLTGLVDTLAKSRR, encoded by the coding sequence ATGGGCACGAAGGTCGGCTACCAGGATCTCGTTGTGTGGCAACGCGCGATCGACCTGGTGCCGACCGTTTATGCAGCTATCCGCAATTTCCCGCCGCACGAGAATTTCGCGCTCTCGGCGCAAATACGACGTTCTGCGGTTTCGATCAGCGCGAATATTGCGGAAGGCCAAGGCAGGCAGCATCGAAAGGAGTTCCTGCAACATCTTTCCATCGCCAAGGGCAGCCTGGCGGAATTGCACTCGCTGATGACAGTGGCACATCGTCTTGGATATCTCGACATGACGGCACTTGAAGAGCTGGAAACGGCACTATCCGGCGTCCGCAGGCCATTGACGGGACTCGTGGACACACTCGCCAAGTCACGTCGCTAG
- the potA gene encoding polyamine ABC transporter ATP-binding protein — translation MQPSNAAALTPRPDYLLIDTVRKEFDGFVAVDDVSITIRQGEIFALLGASGCGKSTLLRCLAGFEKPTSGRIILAGQDMTDLPPYQRPINMMFQSYALFPHMTVEQNVAFGLKQDKVPKDALQKRVDEMLALVQMSKYAKRKPHQLSGGQQQRVALARSLAKGPKLLLLDEPMGALDKKLRSQMQLELVSIIEKAGVTCVMVTHDQEEAMTMANRIAIMEAGRIRQIGTPDEIYEQPNSRYTAEFIGSVNLFNGKIDKDEKDFITIASPALPDPIYVAHGVTGYEGMEVAFALRPEKIKITKDEPEMPHNKAHGTIEDIAYFGSHSVFHVRLDGGMKLLCHFANRRRWDSEGFTWNDKVWVSWGDLEGVVLTS, via the coding sequence ATGCAGCCCTCCAACGCAGCCGCGCTCACACCCAGGCCCGACTACCTGCTGATAGACACGGTCCGCAAGGAATTCGACGGCTTCGTCGCGGTCGACGATGTGTCGATCACGATCCGCCAGGGCGAGATATTCGCGCTGCTGGGGGCCTCGGGTTGCGGCAAGTCGACGCTGCTGCGCTGCCTGGCGGGCTTCGAGAAGCCCACGTCCGGCCGGATCATCCTGGCGGGCCAGGACATGACCGACCTGCCGCCCTACCAGCGGCCGATCAACATGATGTTCCAGTCCTACGCGCTGTTCCCGCACATGACGGTCGAGCAGAACGTGGCTTTCGGCCTGAAGCAGGACAAGGTGCCGAAGGATGCGCTGCAGAAGCGCGTCGACGAGATGCTCGCGCTGGTGCAGATGAGCAAGTACGCCAAGCGCAAACCGCACCAGCTCTCGGGCGGGCAGCAGCAGCGCGTGGCGCTGGCGCGTTCGCTGGCCAAGGGGCCCAAGCTGCTGCTGCTCGACGAGCCGATGGGCGCGCTGGACAAGAAGCTGCGCTCGCAGATGCAACTTGAACTGGTCAGCATCATCGAGAAGGCCGGCGTGACCTGCGTGATGGTCACCCACGACCAGGAAGAAGCGATGACGATGGCCAATCGCATCGCGATCATGGAAGCGGGGCGGATCCGCCAGATCGGCACGCCGGACGAGATCTACGAGCAGCCCAATTCGCGCTACACCGCCGAGTTCATCGGCTCGGTCAACCTGTTCAACGGCAAGATCGACAAGGACGAGAAGGACTTCATCACAATTGCCAGCCCCGCGCTGCCCGATCCGATCTACGTGGCCCACGGGGTCACCGGCTACGAGGGCATGGAGGTCGCCTTCGCCCTGCGCCCGGAGAAGATCAAGATCACCAAGGACGAGCCGGAGATGCCGCACAACAAGGCGCACGGCACGATCGAGGACATTGCCTACTTCGGCAGCCACTCGGTCTTCCACGTGCGGCTGGATGGCGGGATGAAACTGCTTTGCCATTTCGCCAATCGGCGCCGCTGGGACTCGGAAGGCTTCACCTGGAACGACAAGGTCTGGGTGTCTTGGGGTGACCTCGAAGGCGTGGTGCTGACGTCATGA
- a CDS encoding ABC transporter permease subunit, giving the protein MSARTAWWKRILPAPRWALILVPYLWLLLFFAIPFLIALKISFAKAAIAMPPFTDVLYWVDGFPVVKLRGENYLFLLGDSIYLNAYLSSLKIAVVSTFLCLLVGYPMAYAISRLPPSSRNIALLLVILPSWTSFLIRIYAWVGILKPNGLINNFLMNLGLIDSPIKMLHTPVAVYIGIVYAYLPFMVLPLYTNLIKHDHRLLEAASDLGARPWQAFLKITLPLSKAGIIAGCMLVAIPVVGEFVIPEMLGGPETLMIGRVLWQEFFNNRDWPVASAVAMVMLAILIIPIVIFHRAQQKEMEGKLT; this is encoded by the coding sequence ATGAGCGCCCGCACCGCGTGGTGGAAGCGAATCCTGCCGGCGCCGCGCTGGGCGCTGATCCTGGTCCCCTACCTGTGGTTGCTGCTGTTCTTCGCGATCCCCTTCCTGATCGCGCTGAAGATCTCCTTCGCCAAGGCGGCGATCGCGATGCCGCCGTTCACCGACGTGCTTTACTGGGTGGACGGCTTCCCGGTGGTCAAGCTGCGCGGCGAGAACTATCTGTTCCTGCTCGGCGACAGCATCTACCTCAACGCCTATCTCAGCTCGCTGAAGATCGCGGTGGTCTCGACCTTCCTGTGCCTGCTGGTGGGCTATCCGATGGCCTACGCGATCTCGCGGCTGCCGCCGTCCTCGCGCAACATCGCGCTGCTGCTGGTGATCCTGCCGTCCTGGACCTCCTTCCTGATCCGCATCTACGCCTGGGTGGGCATCCTCAAGCCCAACGGGTTGATCAACAACTTCCTGATGAACCTCGGCCTGATCGACAGCCCGATCAAGATGCTGCACACACCGGTGGCGGTCTACATCGGCATCGTCTACGCCTACCTGCCCTTCATGGTTCTGCCGCTGTACACCAATTTGATCAAGCACGACCACCGGTTGCTGGAAGCGGCATCGGACCTCGGTGCGCGGCCCTGGCAGGCCTTCCTGAAGATCACGCTGCCCCTGTCCAAGGCCGGGATCATCGCCGGCTGCATGCTGGTGGCCATTCCGGTCGTCGGCGAATTCGTCATCCCCGAGATGCTCGGCGGCCCCGAGACCCTGATGATCGGGCGCGTGCTGTGGCAGGAGTTCTTCAACAACCGCGACTGGCCGGTCGCTTCCGCCGTCGCGATGGTGATGCTGGCGATCCTGATCATCCCGATCGTCATCTTCCACCGCGCGCAGCAGAAGGAGATGGAGGGGAAGCTGACATGA
- a CDS encoding ABC transporter permease subunit, which produces MNQARNSKWGWLFLALGFFFLYAPMLSLIIYSFNENRLVTVWSGFSTKWYGALMEDDQMLSAAWVSLRIAFYTACASVVLGTMAAMVMTRMRSFRSKTLFAAMVTAPLVMPEVITGLSLLLLFVSLSAWTGLDFARGMMTIWVAHVTLCMAFVTVVISSRLSELDRSLEEAAMDLGANRIKVFFVITLPIIAPALMSGWLLAFTLSLDDLVLASFVSGPSSTTLPMQVFSSARMGVSPKINALATILIVTVSAVGVIGWYFMERAERKRQREMQLAAKQ; this is translated from the coding sequence ATGAACCAGGCGCGCAACTCCAAGTGGGGCTGGCTGTTTCTCGCGCTCGGCTTCTTTTTCCTGTACGCGCCAATGCTCAGCCTGATCATCTACTCGTTCAACGAGAACCGGCTGGTTACCGTGTGGTCAGGGTTTTCGACCAAGTGGTACGGCGCGCTGATGGAAGACGACCAGATGCTCTCGGCGGCCTGGGTCAGCCTGCGAATCGCCTTCTACACGGCTTGCGCGTCGGTGGTGCTGGGCACCATGGCGGCGATGGTGATGACGCGCATGCGTAGCTTCCGCAGCAAGACGCTGTTCGCGGCGATGGTCACCGCGCCGCTGGTGATGCCCGAAGTGATCACCGGCCTGTCGCTGCTGTTGCTGTTCGTATCGCTGTCGGCGTGGACCGGGCTCGATTTCGCGCGCGGGATGATGACCATCTGGGTGGCGCACGTGACCCTGTGCATGGCCTTCGTCACCGTGGTGATCAGCTCGCGCCTGTCGGAACTGGACCGTTCGCTGGAAGAGGCAGCGATGGACCTCGGTGCCAATCGGATCAAGGTGTTCTTCGTGATCACGCTGCCGATCATCGCGCCGGCGCTGATGTCGGGCTGGCTGCTGGCCTTCACCCTGTCGCTGGACGACCTGGTGCTGGCGAGCTTCGTCTCCGGCCCATCATCGACCACCTTGCCGATGCAGGTGTTCTCGTCCGCGCGCATGGGCGTCAGCCCGAAGATCAACGCGCTGGCGACGATCCTGATCGTGACGGTCTCGGCGGTCGGCGTGATCGGCTGGTATTTCATGGAACGCGCCGAGCGCAAACGCCAGCGCGAGATGCAACTGGCGGCGAAGCAGTAA
- a CDS encoding DEAD/DEAH box helicase: MTFESLGLCPELLRALAAAGYDTPTPIQVKAIPEVLAGHDLMASAQTGTGKTAGFALPILQMLKQAGERVVPKGVRALVLVPTRELAAQVLASVQRYGNELKLSSTAIYGGVSERPQIAAAARGIDVLIATPGRLMDLMQQNAVSLSGVRHLVLDEADRMLDMGFLPAIKRILQKLPKQRQTLMFSATFAPELRELAQTMLHNPAEVDVSPRNSTAVTVEHRVHLIEDAKKRDALLHLLHNEPRQTLVFSRTKHGADKVVRFLDSYGFKSAALHGNKSQNARTRALGGFKSGEIQILVATDIASRGIDIKELPAVVNFDLPNVPEDYVHRIGRTGRAGANGLAISLVGREDQNYLRGIERLLKTPLKREPLGEFKLPERVAAEVEKVRQPQGQRRPQQRAGAAPAARGHNLRSQGQRVPARGNGGQQRSGGGRSSAR; encoded by the coding sequence ATGACGTTCGAATCGCTGGGGCTCTGCCCCGAACTGCTGCGCGCGCTCGCCGCCGCAGGTTATGACACGCCGACGCCGATCCAGGTGAAGGCCATCCCCGAAGTGCTCGCCGGCCACGACCTGATGGCCAGTGCGCAGACCGGCACGGGCAAGACCGCTGGCTTCGCCCTGCCGATCCTGCAGATGCTCAAGCAGGCTGGCGAGCGCGTGGTGCCCAAGGGCGTGCGCGCCCTGGTGCTGGTGCCGACGCGTGAGCTCGCCGCCCAGGTGCTGGCCAGCGTCCAGCGCTACGGCAATGAACTCAAGCTCAGCAGCACCGCGATCTACGGCGGCGTCAGCGAGCGCCCGCAGATCGCCGCGGCGGCGCGCGGGATCGATGTGCTGATCGCCACGCCGGGCCGCCTGATGGATCTGATGCAGCAGAACGCAGTGTCGCTGTCCGGCGTGCGCCACCTGGTGCTCGACGAAGCCGACCGCATGCTCGACATGGGCTTCCTGCCGGCGATCAAGCGCATCCTGCAGAAGCTGCCGAAGCAGCGCCAGACGCTGATGTTCTCTGCCACCTTCGCGCCGGAACTGCGCGAGCTGGCGCAGACCATGCTGCACAACCCGGCGGAGGTGGACGTCAGCCCGCGCAACAGCACGGCGGTCACCGTCGAGCACCGCGTGCACCTGATCGAAGACGCCAAGAAGCGCGATGCGCTGCTGCACCTGCTGCACAACGAGCCGCGCCAGACCCTGGTGTTCAGCCGCACCAAGCACGGCGCCGACAAGGTGGTGCGTTTCCTCGACAGCTACGGGTTCAAGTCGGCCGCGCTGCACGGCAACAAGAGCCAGAACGCGCGCACCCGTGCGCTCGGCGGCTTCAAGAGCGGCGAGATCCAGATCCTGGTGGCCACCGACATCGCCTCGCGCGGCATCGACATCAAGGAACTGCCGGCGGTGGTCAACTTCGACCTGCCGAACGTTCCGGAAGACTATGTGCACCGCATCGGCCGCACCGGCCGCGCCGGCGCCAATGGCCTGGCGATCTCGCTGGTCGGCCGCGAAGACCAGAACTACCTGCGCGGCATCGAGCGCCTGCTGAAGACCCCGCTCAAGCGCGAGCCGCTGGGCGAGTTCAAGCTGCCCGAGCGCGTTGCGGCCGAGGTGGAGAAGGTGCGCCAGCCGCAGGGCCAGCGCCGTCCGCAGCAGCGCGCCGGCGCGGCGCCGGCCGCGCGCGGCCATAACCTGCGCAGCCAGGGCCAGCGCGTCCCCGCGCGTGGCAACGGCGGCCAGCAGCGCAGCGGCGGCGGGCGTTCGAGCGCTCGCTGA
- a CDS encoding serine/threonine protein kinase, whose amino-acid sequence MAPELVQEGAPASRFARLRAGFDALSERPPAERAAHLEALRAEDADLAEELAGLLRLHDAAPSPAATPRTVGGFTLLQELGRGGMGVVWLAEREHAGFRQRVALKLLHPGARSALAERRFRREWQVLARLQHAHIAQMIDAGIDSDGRPWLAMELVDGPLLEEAGTALSLAARVGLLADASDAVAYAHSQLVLHRDIKPANLRLGRDGRVRLLDFGIARLLDDSDAALTLTGVQACTPRYAAPEQLRGENVGTAADIHALGVLLRDWCLGSHRDPLLQSVAARATEARPQDRYASAALLADDLRDWLAGRELRSGVGSRRARLRRWAWQRRWPLGAGFGVLLALAAGAAATWQQARRAEAQAERARSHLLALLDVIGAASPEAYLGRDPKASEFLSEAARRLLALPDSDPLLQWQAQAQIGQGLINLGRPEAAVPVLEAALQAAARLSDEGAAQRQLDGLRLLLLAQADQADGEALKRLSQRVEEIAGRPDAPPGEALSALAATASVLGRRGEFAAGRRLLALGTPLADAAGVDATQRENYWRQRGWLALRERDLDTARTALQAALAVIESDPGAFSIMRRAEGGWLLAEWALQAGDAKAALDWLDVVEPIYREAFPLPHAERVTLGLMRARAALLADDPLAAQAAMDAAGRAGDGLVLPAVERRQWLAVSVQLAARQGNCAVARAQATELASAESAVPLPSRVHIESMALRELAERCR is encoded by the coding sequence ATGGCGCCTGAGCTGGTGCAGGAGGGCGCCCCGGCCTCGCGCTTCGCGCGCTTGCGCGCGGGGTTCGACGCGTTGAGCGAGCGCCCGCCCGCTGAGCGCGCTGCGCACCTCGAAGCGCTGCGCGCCGAGGACGCCGATTTGGCCGAGGAACTGGCCGGGCTGCTGCGTCTGCACGATGCCGCGCCCAGCCCAGCAGCGACGCCGCGGACGGTGGGTGGCTTCACCCTGTTGCAGGAACTTGGCCGCGGCGGCATGGGGGTGGTCTGGCTGGCCGAGCGCGAGCACGCCGGCTTCCGCCAGCGGGTCGCGCTCAAGCTGCTGCACCCCGGGGCACGCAGCGCCCTGGCGGAGCGCCGCTTCCGCCGCGAATGGCAGGTGCTGGCGCGCCTGCAGCACGCGCACATTGCGCAGATGATCGATGCCGGCATCGACAGCGACGGCCGCCCCTGGCTGGCGATGGAGCTGGTCGACGGGCCGCTGCTCGAAGAGGCCGGCACGGCCCTGTCGCTGGCAGCCCGTGTCGGGCTGCTGGCCGATGCCAGCGATGCGGTGGCCTATGCGCACTCGCAACTGGTGCTGCACCGCGACATCAAGCCGGCCAACTTGCGGCTGGGCCGCGACGGGCGCGTGCGCCTGCTCGACTTCGGCATCGCGCGGCTGCTCGACGACAGCGATGCGGCGCTGACCCTGACCGGGGTGCAGGCCTGCACCCCGCGCTATGCCGCGCCGGAGCAGTTGCGCGGCGAGAACGTCGGCACCGCCGCCGACATCCACGCGCTCGGTGTGCTGCTGCGCGACTGGTGCCTGGGCAGCCATCGCGATCCGCTGCTGCAATCGGTGGCCGCGCGCGCCACCGAGGCGCGCCCGCAGGACCGCTATGCCAGCGCGGCGCTGCTGGCGGACGATCTGCGCGACTGGCTGGCCGGCCGCGAGCTGCGCAGCGGCGTAGGCAGCCGGCGCGCGCGCCTGCGCCGCTGGGCCTGGCAGCGGCGCTGGCCGCTGGGGGCGGGCTTTGGCGTGCTGCTGGCGCTGGCAGCGGGCGCTGCCGCCACCTGGCAACAGGCCCGGCGTGCCGAGGCGCAGGCCGAGCGCGCCCGCAGTCATCTGCTGGCGCTGCTCGACGTGATCGGCGCCGCCAGCCCGGAGGCCTATCTCGGCCGCGATCCCAAGGCCAGCGAGTTCCTCAGCGAAGCCGCACGCCGACTGCTGGCGCTGCCCGACAGCGATCCGCTGCTGCAATGGCAGGCGCAGGCGCAGATCGGGCAGGGCCTGATCAACCTGGGCCGCCCGGAGGCCGCGGTGCCGGTGCTGGAAGCGGCGCTGCAGGCCGCCGCACGGCTGTCGGACGAGGGCGCCGCCCAGCGCCAGCTCGACGGGCTGCGCCTGCTGCTGCTGGCGCAGGCCGACCAGGCCGATGGCGAGGCGCTGAAGCGGCTGTCGCAGCGGGTCGAGGAGATCGCGGGACGCCCCGATGCGCCGCCCGGCGAAGCGCTGAGCGCGCTGGCCGCCACCGCCAGCGTGCTCGGGCGCAGGGGCGAGTTTGCTGCCGGGCGGCGGCTGTTAGCGCTGGGAACGCCGCTGGCCGATGCCGCGGGCGTCGACGCCACCCAGCGCGAAAATTACTGGCGCCAGCGCGGCTGGCTGGCCCTGCGCGAGCGCGACCTGGACACGGCGCGGACCGCGCTGCAGGCGGCGCTCGCGGTGATCGAATCCGATCCGGGCGCATTCAGCATCATGCGCCGCGCCGAGGGCGGCTGGCTGCTGGCCGAATGGGCGCTGCAGGCGGGCGATGCGAAGGCGGCACTCGATTGGCTGGATGTCGTGGAGCCGATCTATCGCGAGGCTTTCCCCTTGCCGCATGCCGAGCGCGTGACGCTCGGGCTGATGCGCGCGCGCGCTGCGCTGCTGGCGGACGATCCGCTGGCCGCGCAAGCGGCGATGGACGCCGCCGGCCGCGCCGGCGATGGGTTGGTGCTGCCAGCGGTCGAGCGGCGGCAGTGGCTGGCGGTTTCGGTGCAGCTTGCTGCGCGCCAGGGCAATTGCGCCGTGGCCCGCGCGCAGGCGACGGAACTCGCCTCGGCCGAGTCGGCGGTTCCGTTGCCGAGCCGGGTGCACATCGAGTCCATGGCTTTGCGGGAACTGGCTGAGCGCTGTCGCTGA
- a CDS encoding sigma-70 family RNA polymerase sigma factor, translating to MHLQDPTMTDVEACLQRWRAGEAGMLDRLLPLVYDELRRLAASQLRRHQGHLTLQPTALVHEVMLRLLGGGQHQFDSAHHWYATAAKLMRQILIDRARAQQRDKRGGGAQRVELIDAVGLPIDADTDVLDLDLAIAALAREDPRMAQVVELRCFVGLEVSEVAAVLELDERTIYRDWAFARAWLRARCAPGLAHGA from the coding sequence ATGCACCTGCAGGACCCGACGATGACCGATGTGGAGGCTTGCCTGCAGCGCTGGCGCGCGGGCGAGGCCGGCATGCTCGACCGCCTGCTGCCGCTGGTCTACGACGAGCTGCGGCGGCTGGCGGCGAGCCAGCTGCGGCGACACCAGGGTCATCTGACGCTGCAGCCCACCGCGCTGGTGCATGAGGTCATGCTGCGCCTGCTCGGCGGCGGCCAGCACCAGTTCGACAGCGCGCATCACTGGTACGCCACCGCGGCCAAGCTGATGCGCCAGATCCTGATCGACCGTGCGCGGGCGCAGCAGCGCGACAAGCGCGGTGGCGGTGCGCAGCGCGTCGAGCTGATCGATGCGGTCGGGCTGCCGATCGACGCCGATACCGATGTGCTCGACCTGGACCTGGCGATCGCAGCGCTGGCGCGCGAGGACCCGCGGATGGCGCAGGTGGTCGAGCTGCGTTGCTTCGTCGGCCTGGAGGTGTCCGAGGTGGCGGCCGTGCTCGAGCTGGACGAGCGCACGATTTACCGCGACTGGGCCTTCGCCCGCGCCTGGCTGCGCGCGCGCTGCGCGCCGGGGCTGGCGCATGGCGCCTGA
- the gatC gene encoding Asp-tRNA(Asn)/Glu-tRNA(Gln) amidotransferase subunit GatC codes for MPVSVDSARVRAIAELARLAIPAEQEAALATELSAVLDLFEALAAAPVDDLAPLAHPGDPTLRLRADVVTEGDAREAFAAIAPSESAGYYLVPKVIE; via the coding sequence ATGCCCGTGTCCGTCGACAGCGCCCGCGTGCGCGCCATAGCCGAGTTGGCCCGGTTGGCCATCCCCGCCGAGCAGGAAGCCGCGCTCGCAACCGAGCTGTCCGCCGTGCTCGATCTGTTCGAGGCCCTGGCCGCCGCGCCGGTGGACGATCTGGCGCCGCTGGCGCACCCGGGCGACCCGACCCTGCGCTTGCGCGCGGACGTGGTGACCGAGGGCGATGCGCGCGAAGCCTTCGCCGCGATCGCGCCGAGCGAGAGCGCCGGCTACTACCTGGTGCCGAAGGTGATCGAATGA